AGCCCAACGGGCTGAGGATGAGCGTGGCCGGCAGCTCTTTCATGCAGGTCAGGAACACCAGCGCGCCGCCAGCCAGAATACCGGGCCGCACCAGCGGAAAGGTAATGGTGCAAAAAACGGCAAACGGCCGTTTGCCCAAACTACGCCCCGCCTCCTCCAAACCACGCGACACTTGCAGCAGCGACGCTCGCTGCGCCCCCACCGCCTGCGGGATGAACAAAATGACGTAAGCGGTCAACATCATCGGCAAGGTCTGGTACAGCGAGGGCGCGTAGCGCACGCCAAAAAAGACAAACGCCAGGGCCACGACAATGCCCGGCAGGGCATAGCTGGCATACGTCACCTGCTCAAAAAGGCGGCTCAATTTGCTCGGACGCCGCACCACCAGAATAGCAATTGGCAGCGCCAGCATCATCGCCAGCAGCGCGCCCAACAGCGACGCCGACAGCGAGTTGACGGCCGGTTGCAGCAAAGAGGCCAGCGATTGTAAATTACTCTGCGGCGCGCCCAGGCTGCGCACGCCCCAATCCTGATTCCAACCGCGCCAGAACCAGTAGACCAGCCCGACTGTGGGCACAATCAGGCTCACAAAGACAACGCTGCCGATGAAAGCCAGCGCCGGAACGCGCCAAATGCCCAATCGCACCGGCCGGTGCTGCCGCGCTGCGCCGGAGGAAAGGCGGGCGTAGCGGGTTTTACCCCGGCTGCGCTGCTCCAGAGTGAGGATTATGGCCGTTACCAACACCAATACCAGGGCAATCGCCGCCGCCGCATCCAGTTGAAACGCCTGATAGCGATTGTAGATAATGCGCGTGAAGGTGCTGTATTGCAGCATCGTCACCGCGCCAAAATCACGCAGCACGTAGAGGGCCACCAGCAAACCACCGGCCATGAGCGACGGCCGTAAGTAAGGCAGCGTCACCCGCCAGAAGGCTTGCCAGGGGGACAGTCCCAGGCTGCGCGCCGCTTCCACCAGAGATGGATCCATGCGCTTCAACGCCGCGCGGGTGGTCAAGAAAATGGTCGGGTAGCTGATCAGCGTCAGCACCAGAAACGCGCCGGGGAAGCCAAACGGGCTGGGCAGCCGCTGAATACCGGTGAGCGGATAGAGCAGCTGCTGCAACAAGCCTTTGGGAGTGAGGATAGAGACGTAAACGAAGGCGGCGACGTAGCTGGGCAGCACCAGGGGCAGCGCGGCCAACACCGCCCACAACCGTTTGCCGGGCAAATCGGTCATGGTTGTCAGCCAGGCCAGGGGGAGGGCAACGGCCGTGCCAGCCAACGTCACGCTTCCGGCCAATAACAGCGTGTTGCCCAAGACCGTCCAGGTGCGCGGGCTGAGCAGTG
This DNA window, taken from Candidatus Leptovillus gracilis, encodes the following:
- a CDS encoding iron ABC transporter permease gives rise to the protein MGVLNNTTIQPKPLAVPTKWARPQVHGSPFYLLLMVGGVLVTGLILLVPAYLLLRAGGAGQTTLDTLLSPRTWTVLGNTLLLAGSVTLAGTAVALPLAWLTTMTDLPGKRLWAVLAALPLVLPSYVAAFVYVSILTPKGLLQQLLYPLTGIQRLPSPFGFPGAFLVLTLISYPTIFLTTRAALKRMDPSLVEAARSLGLSPWQAFWRVTLPYLRPSLMAGGLLVALYVLRDFGAVTMLQYSTFTRIIYNRYQAFQLDAAAAIALVLVLVTAIILTLEQRSRGKTRYARLSSGAARQHRPVRLGIWRVPALAFIGSVVFVSLIVPTVGLVYWFWRGWNQDWGVRSLGAPQSNLQSLASLLQPAVNSLSASLLGALLAMMLALPIAILVVRRPSKLSRLFEQVTYASYALPGIVVALAFVFFGVRYAPSLYQTLPMMLTAYVILFIPQAVGAQRASLLQVSRGLEEAGRSLGKRPFAVFCTITFPLVRPGILAGGALVFLTCMKELPATLILSPLGFSTLAAQIWTNIGEAFFARAAAPTLLLLLLSSVPLAILTLRDK